In Euphorbia lathyris chromosome 10, ddEupLath1.1, whole genome shotgun sequence, a single genomic region encodes these proteins:
- the LOC136208584 gene encoding uncharacterized protein isoform X5, which translates to MGSFSALVKASNALRKKLNIIFPQLKSKSNDWACSSNCIPQPTPIEADVSIPNEVDRSIPTEVELCLVFCSMFPEGFRLPIEDLVMYGMALNLFEDVHNMSQARCRVDGLIKFINHRLPPYYLNKLCLWEGEYGDRYVKILDTAFDLAKSIASKYQLEFFPESVKRTWPSTNWEKYCYGLSLVLKTINQRPFYFECPKLSFLQLQHREDSQSIPVDLFEGIKELLVLSLDVQSLPQSLDVLSNLRMLRLKVLRFEDMSCIGGLIDLEFLSISTPSLTDIPKEMGQLGNLRFLDLRKMNIAWIPPGVLSRMLKLEELYLPLSFRRWGCRAQEEHDGYDEWGSWEEDDCDDKQRISARINEINGGERMNASISEIVSCSLNALEIVVPKASILPKRAPIFKNMQRFKILVPNNLKYRPLGKYYSINVLQLTGDAYDIKESGICDLMSRTEELNLTRVRNLKNVMFELEDYDFPQLQKMIISECDELEYIVDTIEKQILSEDNYLFSKLESLHLSILSNLKEIWHGRWTKLQWFENLSQISIWFCHKLKYVLPLSIVKGCSQLKSVEILDCNEMEGIFFQDKEDDNPFVHYFIEELDLHSLPKLVGFLVHNDTSIDWFYGGTNALTTNEIVSNSMEGSRLDGICVGDEEIIYPPPTSIRRGKLPQLFSNIRGKLRQLVTNKQVSPIKNHHIPSHMETYNAFSSKLTEKWLQSLKRLKIAFCDEVEVIFLFEENHVTTRAFNSLKELELYGLRNLMHIWFSVPLEIMAFQNLQLLVLSECQNLLYLFSPRVAKLLVQLQKVYINRCEKMEIILKEDENETANKIVFPHLKLLELQHMPNLRTFSSGIYPIELRSLETLKFNQCNKMECFSYGSLWTPMLKRIQINGSLYLIWGDLNATMERCMMGNFFGIPSNDANPSSRMSTNSSGSSAASPLLTVVSEANPNSQILKDPNSLNCSSSIISSSCPPPVGSSNYTYSEPFIIASQSSAAASGEENPNGQVKSSTISPNSPTPGSSNDNYSEPSSIISIPTSQCSFATSEENEESNLYGHILEGPNYMKEFTFADLKIATKNFSSDNLLGKGGFGEVYKGWLKENTFSPSKTGTGMAVAIKKWNQRSSQGFQEWQTEVKALERQSHPNLVKVIGYCWEDRELLLVYEFMQRGSLFDHLHGRNPGIEPLSWDMRIKIAVGAARGLNFLHTSGKKVIHRDIKSANIILDSSDNVNISGLDPLERLWPSDGFSHLSTRVMGTFGYLDPGYFRTGRLSVESDVYSFGVVLLELMTGLKAIDHNRPEEQRSLVAWLKPILSKKSELENLMDSTMEGQYSPIAMLMTAKLASRCTKDDHRKRPSIGEVLKELQQIDAFKEKENE; encoded by the exons ATGGGATCATTTAGTGCCCTTGTTAAGGCTTCCAATGCGTTGAGAAAGaagttaaatattatttttccaCAGCTGAAGTCAAAATCAAATGATTGGGCGTGTAGCTCAAATTGTATACCTCAGCCTACACCAATTGAAGCCGATGTATCTATACCAAATGAAGTGGACAGATCCATACCAACTGAAGTTGAGTTATGTCTTGTGTTTTGTAGTATGTTTCCTGAAGGCTTTAGATTACCCATTGAAGATTTGGTTATGTATGGGATGGCTCTAAACTTGTTTGAAGATGTGCATAATATGTCTCAAGCAAGATGTAGAGTTGACGGTCTAATTAAGTTCATTAATCATCGACTACCACCCTATTACCTAAATAAACTTTGTTTATGGGAGGGAGAGTACGGTGATCGATATGTCAAAATACTGGATACTGCTTTTGATTTAGCAAAGTCAATTGCCTCAAAATATCAATTAGAATTTTTCCCTGAGTCTGTGAAGAGAACATGGCCAAGCAcaaattgggaaaaatattGCTATGGACTTTCACTTGTTCTTAAAACAATCAACCAACGTCCTTTTTATTTTGAGTGTCCAAAGCTTTCTTTCCTACAACTTCAACATAGGGAAGATTCACAAAGCATTCCAGTTGACCTTTTTGAAGGTATAAAAGAGCTCTTAGTTCTGTCTTTGGACGTCCAATCACTGCCACAGTCACTTGATGTCCTAAGTAATCTTAGAATGTTGCGTCTTAAGGTACTTAGATTTGAAGATATGTCTTGCATTGGAGGTCTGATAGATTTGGAATTTCTTTCAATTTCGACCCCAAGTTTAACGGATATTCCTAAAGAGATGGGACAACTTGGTAATCTGAGGTTTCTCGACTTAAGAAAAATGAACATTGCATGGATTCCACCAGGTGTATTGTCGAGAATGTTGAAACTAGAAGAGTTGTACCTACCATTAAGCTTTAGAAGATGGGGATGTAGGGCACAAGAAGAACATGATGGTTATGATGAATGGGGATCATGGGAAGAGGATGATTGCGATGATAAACAGAGAATCAGTGCAAGGATTAATGAGATCAATGGTGGGGAGAGGATGAATGCAAGTATTAGTGAGATAGTATCTTGTTCGCTAAATGCATTAGAAATTGTGGTgccaaaagcttcaattttgcCTAAAAGGGCGCCAATTTTCAAGAATATGCAACGGTTTAAAATTCTTGTGCCAAATAATCTGAAATATAGACCACTTGGAAAATATTATTCAATAAATGTGTTGCAACTCACTGGTGATGCATATGATATCAAAGAAAGTGGTATTTGTGATTTGATGAGTAGAACTGAAGAATTGAATTTGACAAGAGTGCGAAATTTGAAGAATGTCATGTTCGAGCTAGAAGACTATGACTTTCCACAGTTACAGAAGATGATTATTTCTGAATGTGATGAGCTAGAATACATAGTTGATACGATAGAAAAGCAAATTCTATCAGAAGATAATTATTTATTCTCGAAGTTGGAGAGTCTACATCTATCAATATTATCTAATCTAAAAGAAATATGGCATGGAAGATGGACAAAGTTACAATGGTTTGAGAATTTAAGTCAGATAAGCATCTGGTTCTGTCATAAATTGAAATATGTGCTTCCGCTATCAATTGTTAAAGGATGCTCACAACTCAAAAGCGTAGAGATACTTGATTGTAATGAAATGGAGGGAATTTTCTTCCAAGACAAGGAGGATGACAACCCCTTTGTGCATTACTTTATTGAAGAACTTGATTTGCATTCACTTCCAAAATTGGTTGGGTTTCTGGTACACAATGATACTTCAATTGATTGGTTTTACGGTGGCACCAATGCATTGACAACTAATGAG ATTGTCTCAAATAGCATGGAAGGATCAAGATTGGACGGAATTTGCGTTGGTGATGAGGAAATCATTTATCCACCACCAACTTCAATAAGAAGAGGGAAACTGCCACAACTTTTTTCCAACATCAGAGGGAAACTGCGACAACTTGTTACCAACAAACAG GTTTCACCTATCAAGAACCATCACATACCTAGCCATATGGAGACGTACAATGCATTTTCATCCAAATTGACGGAAAAATGGTTGCAAAGTTTGAAAAGACTTAAAATAGCATTTTGCGATGAAGTAGAAGTTATATTTCTGTTTGAGGAAAACCATGTTACTACTAGAGCCTTTAattctttgaaagagttagagctTTATGGTCTACGAAACTTAATGCATATATGGTTTTCAGTTCCACTAGAGATTATGGCCTTCCAGAACTTGCAACTTTTAGTTTTATCAGAATGTCAGAACTTATTATATCTTTTCTCGCCTCGAGTAGCCAAACTTTTGGTTCAGCTACAGAAAGTATATATTAATCGTTGTGAGAAGATGGAAATCATTTTAAAAGAGGATGAAAATGAGACAGCAAACAAAATCGTGTTCCCTCACTTAAAGCTTTTGGAACTTCAACATATGCCCAATCTTAGGACTTTCTCAAGTGGGATTTATCCAATTGAATTACGTTCATTGGAAACTTTGAAATTTAATCAATGCAATAAGATGGAATGTTTCTCTTATGGGTCATTGTGGACGCCAATGCTGAAAAGAATACAAATAAATGGAAGCTTATATTTAATATGGGGAGATCTTAATGCAACTATGGAGCG tTGCATGATGGGAAATTTCTTTGGCATTCCCTCAAATGATGCTAATCCTAGCTCCAGGATGAGCACAAACAGTTCTGGTTCTTCTGCAGCAAGTCCATTGCTTACTGTTGTAAGTGAGGCAAATCCAAATAGTCAAATTTTGAAGGATCCAAATTCTTTGAACTG TTCCAGCTCTATAATTAGCTCCAGTTGCCCTCCTCCAGTAG GATCATCAAATTATACTTACAGCGAACCTTTCATTATTGCAAGTCAAAGCTCTGCTGCTGCAAGTGGAGAGGAAAATCCAAATGGTCAAGTGAAGAG CTCCACAATCAGCCCCAACAGTCCTACACCAG GGTCATCAAATGATAATTACAGCGAACCTTCATCTATTATTTCTATTCCAACAAGTCAGTGCTCTTTTGCTacaagtgaagaaaatgaaGAGTCAAATCTATATGGTCATATATTGGAGGGACCAAATTACATGAAAGAATTCACCTTTGCTGATCTGAAGATTGCTACAAAGAATTTCAGTTCAGATAATTTGTTGGGTAAAGGTGGTTTTGGTGAAGTATATAAAGGATGGCTAAAAGAAAATACTTTTTCACCCTCCAAAACTGGCACCGGGATGGCAGTTGCTATCAAGAAATGGAACCAAAGAAGTAGCCAAGGGTTTCAGGAGTGGCAG ACAGAGGTGAAAGCTCTTGAAAGGCAATCACATCCAAACTTGGTTAAAGTTATAGGATATTGTTGGGAGGATAGAGAATTACTCCTTGTGTATGAATTTATGCAGAGGGGAAGCTTGTTTGATCATCTTCACGGAA GAAATCCTGGGATTGAACCCTTGTCTTGGGACATGCGGATCAAGATAGCCGTTGGAGCAGCTCGGGGTCTTAATTTTCTTCATACTTCAGGAAAAAAAGTTATTCACAGAGATATCAAGTCtgcaaatataattcttgataGT AGTGACAATGTTAACATATCAGGTCTTGATCCGTTGGAAAGATTGTGGCCTTCAGATGGGTTCTCACATTTGTCAACCAGGGTTATGGGAACATTTGGTTATCTTGATCCCGGCTATTTTAGAACAG GTCGTCTATCTGTGGAGAGTGATGTATATAGCTTCGGTGTGGTGCTTTTGGAATTAATGACAGGCTTAAAGGCGATTGACCATAATCGTCCAGAAGAACAACGCAGCCTGGTTGCTTGGTTGAAGCCAATCCTATCAAAGAAAAGTGAGTTGGAAAACTTAATGGACTCAACAATGGAAGGCCAGTACTCACCAATAGCAATGTTAATGACAGCAAAGCTTGCTTCAAGATGTACAAAAGATGATCATAGAAAACGTCCGTCCATCGGAGAAGTTTTGAAGGAATTACAGCAAATAGATGcattcaaagaaaaagaaaacgagTAG
- the LOC136208584 gene encoding uncharacterized protein isoform X6, with protein MGSFSALVKASNALRKKLNIIFPQLKSKSNDWACSSNCIPQPTPIEADVSIPNEVDRSIPTEVELCLVFCSMFPEGFRLPIEDLVMYGMALNLFEDVHNMSQARCRVDGLIKFINHRLPPYYLNKLCLWEGEYGDRYVKILDTAFDLAKSIASKYQLEFFPESVKRTWPSTNWEKYCYGLSLVLKTINQRPFYFECPKLSFLQLQHREDSQSIPVDLFEGIKELLVLSLDVQSLPQSLDVLSNLRMLRLKVLRFEDMSCIGGLIDLEFLSISTPSLTDIPKEMGQLGNLRFLDLRKMNIAWIPPGVLSRMLKLEELYLPLSFRRWGCRAQEEHDGYDEWGSWEEDDCDDKQRISARINEINGGERMNASISEIVSCSLNALEIVVPKASILPKRAPIFKNMQRFKILVPNNLKYRPLGKYYSINVLQLTGDAYDIKESGICDLMSRTEELNLTRVRNLKNVMFELEDYDFPQLQKMIISECDELEYIVDTIEKQILSEDNYLFSKLESLHLSILSNLKEIWHGRWTKLQWFENLSQISIWFCHKLKYVLPLSIVKGCSQLKSVEILDCNEMEGIFFQDKEDDNPFVHYFIEELDLHSLPKLVGFLVHNDTSIDWFYGGTNALTTNEIVSNSMEGSRLDGICVGDEEIIYPPPTSIRRGKLPQLFSNIRGKLRQLVTNKQVSPIKNHHIPSHMETYNAFSSKLTEKWLQSLKRLKIAFCDEVEVIFLFEENHVTTRAFNSLKELELYGLRNLMHIWFSVPLEIMAFQNLQLLVLSECQNLLYLFSPRVAKLLVQLQKVYINRCEKMEIILKEDENETANKIVFPHLKLLELQHMPNLRTFSSGIYPIELRSLETLKFNQCNKMECFSYGSLWTPMLKRIQINGSLYLIWGDLNATMERCMMGNFFGIPSNDANPSSRMSTNSSGSSAASPLLTVVSEANPNSQILKDPNSLNCSSSIISSSCPPPVGSSNYTYSEPFIIASQSSAAASGEENPNGQVKSSTISPNSPTPGSSNDNYSEPSSIISIPTSQCSFATSEENEESNLYGHILEGPNYMKEFTFADLKIATKNFSSDNLLGKGGFGEVYKGWLKENTFSPSKTGTGMAVAIKKWNQRSSQGFQEWQTEVKALERQSHPNLVKVIGYCWEDRELLLVYEFMQRGSLFDHLHGRNPGIEPLSWDMRIKIAVGAARGLNFLHTSGKKVIHRDIKSANIILDSDYNAKITDFGLAIWDPLDGDPHMTTMSDNVNISGLDPLERLWPSDGFSHLSTRVMGTFGYLDPGYFRTGLKAIDHNRPEEQRSLVAWLKPILSKKTKLASRCTKDDHRKRPSIGEVLKELQQIDAFKEKENE; from the exons ATGGGATCATTTAGTGCCCTTGTTAAGGCTTCCAATGCGTTGAGAAAGaagttaaatattatttttccaCAGCTGAAGTCAAAATCAAATGATTGGGCGTGTAGCTCAAATTGTATACCTCAGCCTACACCAATTGAAGCCGATGTATCTATACCAAATGAAGTGGACAGATCCATACCAACTGAAGTTGAGTTATGTCTTGTGTTTTGTAGTATGTTTCCTGAAGGCTTTAGATTACCCATTGAAGATTTGGTTATGTATGGGATGGCTCTAAACTTGTTTGAAGATGTGCATAATATGTCTCAAGCAAGATGTAGAGTTGACGGTCTAATTAAGTTCATTAATCATCGACTACCACCCTATTACCTAAATAAACTTTGTTTATGGGAGGGAGAGTACGGTGATCGATATGTCAAAATACTGGATACTGCTTTTGATTTAGCAAAGTCAATTGCCTCAAAATATCAATTAGAATTTTTCCCTGAGTCTGTGAAGAGAACATGGCCAAGCAcaaattgggaaaaatattGCTATGGACTTTCACTTGTTCTTAAAACAATCAACCAACGTCCTTTTTATTTTGAGTGTCCAAAGCTTTCTTTCCTACAACTTCAACATAGGGAAGATTCACAAAGCATTCCAGTTGACCTTTTTGAAGGTATAAAAGAGCTCTTAGTTCTGTCTTTGGACGTCCAATCACTGCCACAGTCACTTGATGTCCTAAGTAATCTTAGAATGTTGCGTCTTAAGGTACTTAGATTTGAAGATATGTCTTGCATTGGAGGTCTGATAGATTTGGAATTTCTTTCAATTTCGACCCCAAGTTTAACGGATATTCCTAAAGAGATGGGACAACTTGGTAATCTGAGGTTTCTCGACTTAAGAAAAATGAACATTGCATGGATTCCACCAGGTGTATTGTCGAGAATGTTGAAACTAGAAGAGTTGTACCTACCATTAAGCTTTAGAAGATGGGGATGTAGGGCACAAGAAGAACATGATGGTTATGATGAATGGGGATCATGGGAAGAGGATGATTGCGATGATAAACAGAGAATCAGTGCAAGGATTAATGAGATCAATGGTGGGGAGAGGATGAATGCAAGTATTAGTGAGATAGTATCTTGTTCGCTAAATGCATTAGAAATTGTGGTgccaaaagcttcaattttgcCTAAAAGGGCGCCAATTTTCAAGAATATGCAACGGTTTAAAATTCTTGTGCCAAATAATCTGAAATATAGACCACTTGGAAAATATTATTCAATAAATGTGTTGCAACTCACTGGTGATGCATATGATATCAAAGAAAGTGGTATTTGTGATTTGATGAGTAGAACTGAAGAATTGAATTTGACAAGAGTGCGAAATTTGAAGAATGTCATGTTCGAGCTAGAAGACTATGACTTTCCACAGTTACAGAAGATGATTATTTCTGAATGTGATGAGCTAGAATACATAGTTGATACGATAGAAAAGCAAATTCTATCAGAAGATAATTATTTATTCTCGAAGTTGGAGAGTCTACATCTATCAATATTATCTAATCTAAAAGAAATATGGCATGGAAGATGGACAAAGTTACAATGGTTTGAGAATTTAAGTCAGATAAGCATCTGGTTCTGTCATAAATTGAAATATGTGCTTCCGCTATCAATTGTTAAAGGATGCTCACAACTCAAAAGCGTAGAGATACTTGATTGTAATGAAATGGAGGGAATTTTCTTCCAAGACAAGGAGGATGACAACCCCTTTGTGCATTACTTTATTGAAGAACTTGATTTGCATTCACTTCCAAAATTGGTTGGGTTTCTGGTACACAATGATACTTCAATTGATTGGTTTTACGGTGGCACCAATGCATTGACAACTAATGAG ATTGTCTCAAATAGCATGGAAGGATCAAGATTGGACGGAATTTGCGTTGGTGATGAGGAAATCATTTATCCACCACCAACTTCAATAAGAAGAGGGAAACTGCCACAACTTTTTTCCAACATCAGAGGGAAACTGCGACAACTTGTTACCAACAAACAG GTTTCACCTATCAAGAACCATCACATACCTAGCCATATGGAGACGTACAATGCATTTTCATCCAAATTGACGGAAAAATGGTTGCAAAGTTTGAAAAGACTTAAAATAGCATTTTGCGATGAAGTAGAAGTTATATTTCTGTTTGAGGAAAACCATGTTACTACTAGAGCCTTTAattctttgaaagagttagagctTTATGGTCTACGAAACTTAATGCATATATGGTTTTCAGTTCCACTAGAGATTATGGCCTTCCAGAACTTGCAACTTTTAGTTTTATCAGAATGTCAGAACTTATTATATCTTTTCTCGCCTCGAGTAGCCAAACTTTTGGTTCAGCTACAGAAAGTATATATTAATCGTTGTGAGAAGATGGAAATCATTTTAAAAGAGGATGAAAATGAGACAGCAAACAAAATCGTGTTCCCTCACTTAAAGCTTTTGGAACTTCAACATATGCCCAATCTTAGGACTTTCTCAAGTGGGATTTATCCAATTGAATTACGTTCATTGGAAACTTTGAAATTTAATCAATGCAATAAGATGGAATGTTTCTCTTATGGGTCATTGTGGACGCCAATGCTGAAAAGAATACAAATAAATGGAAGCTTATATTTAATATGGGGAGATCTTAATGCAACTATGGAGCG tTGCATGATGGGAAATTTCTTTGGCATTCCCTCAAATGATGCTAATCCTAGCTCCAGGATGAGCACAAACAGTTCTGGTTCTTCTGCAGCAAGTCCATTGCTTACTGTTGTAAGTGAGGCAAATCCAAATAGTCAAATTTTGAAGGATCCAAATTCTTTGAACTG TTCCAGCTCTATAATTAGCTCCAGTTGCCCTCCTCCAGTAG GATCATCAAATTATACTTACAGCGAACCTTTCATTATTGCAAGTCAAAGCTCTGCTGCTGCAAGTGGAGAGGAAAATCCAAATGGTCAAGTGAAGAG CTCCACAATCAGCCCCAACAGTCCTACACCAG GGTCATCAAATGATAATTACAGCGAACCTTCATCTATTATTTCTATTCCAACAAGTCAGTGCTCTTTTGCTacaagtgaagaaaatgaaGAGTCAAATCTATATGGTCATATATTGGAGGGACCAAATTACATGAAAGAATTCACCTTTGCTGATCTGAAGATTGCTACAAAGAATTTCAGTTCAGATAATTTGTTGGGTAAAGGTGGTTTTGGTGAAGTATATAAAGGATGGCTAAAAGAAAATACTTTTTCACCCTCCAAAACTGGCACCGGGATGGCAGTTGCTATCAAGAAATGGAACCAAAGAAGTAGCCAAGGGTTTCAGGAGTGGCAG ACAGAGGTGAAAGCTCTTGAAAGGCAATCACATCCAAACTTGGTTAAAGTTATAGGATATTGTTGGGAGGATAGAGAATTACTCCTTGTGTATGAATTTATGCAGAGGGGAAGCTTGTTTGATCATCTTCACGGAA GAAATCCTGGGATTGAACCCTTGTCTTGGGACATGCGGATCAAGATAGCCGTTGGAGCAGCTCGGGGTCTTAATTTTCTTCATACTTCAGGAAAAAAAGTTATTCACAGAGATATCAAGTCtgcaaatataattcttgataGT GATTACAATGCAAAAATAACAGATTTTGGCCTGGCCATATGGGACCCTTTGGATGGGGACCCACATATGACAACCATG AGTGACAATGTTAACATATCAGGTCTTGATCCGTTGGAAAGATTGTGGCCTTCAGATGGGTTCTCACATTTGTCAACCAGGGTTATGGGAACATTTGGTTATCTTGATCCCGGCTATTTTAGAACAG GCTTAAAGGCGATTGACCATAATCGTCCAGAAGAACAACGCAGCCTGGTTGCTTGGTTGAAGCCAATCCTATCAAAGAAAA CAAAGCTTGCTTCAAGATGTACAAAAGATGATCATAGAAAACGTCCGTCCATCGGAGAAGTTTTGAAGGAATTACAGCAAATAGATGcattcaaagaaaaagaaaacgagTAG